One Astatotilapia calliptera chromosome 1, fAstCal1.2, whole genome shotgun sequence DNA segment encodes these proteins:
- the LOC113006753 gene encoding ras association domain-containing protein 8-like isoform X4 gives MELKVWVEGVVRVVSGLSLNTSCQDVVIALAQAIGQTGRYILILKLRGNERHLVADDCPLQHLAQLGQLATEVQFVLRRTGPSLSEGPDTPANERRLPLSRPSEPEPLKRREPQKALTFSLGPSTLPKRNKPKKDWSRSPRSSPELRASPVSFLDPVNSMKTNPSYPKDEVFRDILQQQRRLQDLEIQLQDLERETELWEQKWSSPEVTLAFAEELEELQWRVRQNEVELMQTEDWEKALQAEMEREQGMHRRLDQIHSSINDQSYEITTLQTRSAHLEEDLQVRVQTQSSLTAQQDESLKSLKQELHNRLQLGEELDVRLAELQQEMETAEERTGDY, from the exons ATGGAGCTGAAGGTGTGGGTGGAGGGTGTGGTCAGAGTTGTTAGTGGCCTATCACTAAACACTTCCTGTCAGGATGTCGTCATAGCTCTCGCACAAGCAATCG GTCAGACAGGTCGTTACATTCTCATTTTGAAGTTACGAGGGAATGAGAGACACTTGGTTGCTGATGATTGTCCACTGCAGCACCTGGCTCAGCTGGGACAGTTGGCCACAGAGGTCCAGTTCGTTCTGCGGAGGACCGGCCCGAGCCTCAGCGAGGGTCCAGACACCCCCGCCAACGAGAGACGTCTTCCACTTTCCAGACCCTCAGAACCAGAGCCCCTCAAACGCAGAGAGCCACAAAAGGCTCTGACATTTAGTCTGGGTCCCTCAACACTTCCCAAAAGGAATAAACCAAAGAAGGACTGGTCTCGATCTCCCAGATCCTCACCAGAACTGAGGGCCTCACCGGTATCTTTCCTAGACCCTGTGAACTCCATGAAGACAAATCCTTCTTACCCCAAAGACGAGGTGTTTAGGGATATTCTGCAGCAACAGAGAAGACTACAGGATCTGGAGATTCAGCTTCAAGATCTGGAAAGAGAGACTGAGTTATGGGAGCAGAAGTGGTCATCTCCTGAAGTAACTCTGGCTTTTGCTGAAGAACTGGAGGAACTGCAGTGGAGAGTGAGACAGAATGAGGTAGAGCTGATGCAGACGGAAGACTGGGAGAAAGCATTACAGGCAGAGATGGAAAGAGAACAAG GTATGCACAGGCGCCTGGATCAGATTCATTCATCCATAAACGATCAAAGTTACGAAATCACTACACTCCAAACCCGTTCTGCACATCTAGAAGAGGACCTGCAAGTCAGAGTCCAAACGCAAAGTTCTCTGACAGCACAGCAAGATGAGTCCCTGAAGTCCCTGAAGCAGGAGCTCCACAACCGCCTGCAGCTAGGAGAAGAACTCGATGTAAGACTGGCTGAGTTACAGCAGGAGATGGAAACGGCTGAGGAAAGG ACTGGAGATTATTGA
- the LOC113006753 gene encoding ras association domain-containing protein 8-like isoform X3 — MELKVWVEGVVRVVSGLSLNTSCQDVVIALAQAIGQTGRYILILKLRGNERHLVADDCPLQHLAQLGQLATEVQFVLRRTGPSLSEGPDTPANERRLPLSRPSEPEPLKRREPQKALTFSLGPSTLPKRNKPKKDWSRSPRSSPELRASPVSFLDPVNSMKTNPSYPKDEVFRDILQQQRRLQDLEIQLQDLERETELWEQKWSSPEVTLAFAEELEELQWRVRQNEVELMQTEDWEKALQAEMEREQGMHRRLDQIHSSINDQSYEITTLQTRSAHLEEDLQVRVQTQSSLTAQQDESLKSLKQELHNRLQLGEELDVRLAELQQEMETAEERVKTGDY, encoded by the exons ATGGAGCTGAAGGTGTGGGTGGAGGGTGTGGTCAGAGTTGTTAGTGGCCTATCACTAAACACTTCCTGTCAGGATGTCGTCATAGCTCTCGCACAAGCAATCG GTCAGACAGGTCGTTACATTCTCATTTTGAAGTTACGAGGGAATGAGAGACACTTGGTTGCTGATGATTGTCCACTGCAGCACCTGGCTCAGCTGGGACAGTTGGCCACAGAGGTCCAGTTCGTTCTGCGGAGGACCGGCCCGAGCCTCAGCGAGGGTCCAGACACCCCCGCCAACGAGAGACGTCTTCCACTTTCCAGACCCTCAGAACCAGAGCCCCTCAAACGCAGAGAGCCACAAAAGGCTCTGACATTTAGTCTGGGTCCCTCAACACTTCCCAAAAGGAATAAACCAAAGAAGGACTGGTCTCGATCTCCCAGATCCTCACCAGAACTGAGGGCCTCACCGGTATCTTTCCTAGACCCTGTGAACTCCATGAAGACAAATCCTTCTTACCCCAAAGACGAGGTGTTTAGGGATATTCTGCAGCAACAGAGAAGACTACAGGATCTGGAGATTCAGCTTCAAGATCTGGAAAGAGAGACTGAGTTATGGGAGCAGAAGTGGTCATCTCCTGAAGTAACTCTGGCTTTTGCTGAAGAACTGGAGGAACTGCAGTGGAGAGTGAGACAGAATGAGGTAGAGCTGATGCAGACGGAAGACTGGGAGAAAGCATTACAGGCAGAGATGGAAAGAGAACAAG GTATGCACAGGCGCCTGGATCAGATTCATTCATCCATAAACGATCAAAGTTACGAAATCACTACACTCCAAACCCGTTCTGCACATCTAGAAGAGGACCTGCAAGTCAGAGTCCAAACGCAAAGTTCTCTGACAGCACAGCAAGATGAGTCCCTGAAGTCCCTGAAGCAGGAGCTCCACAACCGCCTGCAGCTAGGAGAAGAACTCGATGTAAGACTGGCTGAGTTACAGCAGGAGATGGAAACGGCTGAGGAAAGGGTAAAG ACTGGAGATTATTGA
- the LOC113006753 gene encoding ras association domain-containing protein 8-like isoform X2 — MELKVWVEGVVRVVSGLSLNTSCQDVVIALAQAIGQTGRYILILKLRGNERHLVADDCPLQHLAQLGQLATEVQFVLRRTGPSLSEGPDTPANERRLPLSRPSEPEPLKRREPQKALTFSLGPSTLPKRNKPKKDWSRSPRSSPELRASPVSFLDPVNSMKTNPSYPKDEVFRDILQQQRRLQDLEIQLQDLERETELWEQKWSSPEVTLAFAEELEELQWRVRQNEVELMQTEDWEKALQAEMEREQGMHRRLDQIHSSINDQSYEITTLQTRSAHLEEDLQVRVQTQSSLTAQQDESLKSLKQELHNRLQLGEELDVRLAELQQEMETAEERDRLEIIEELNKELRQCNLQQFIQQTGVTSQTEQTNLPVNDVYLNNAGIRE; from the exons ATGGAGCTGAAGGTGTGGGTGGAGGGTGTGGTCAGAGTTGTTAGTGGCCTATCACTAAACACTTCCTGTCAGGATGTCGTCATAGCTCTCGCACAAGCAATCG GTCAGACAGGTCGTTACATTCTCATTTTGAAGTTACGAGGGAATGAGAGACACTTGGTTGCTGATGATTGTCCACTGCAGCACCTGGCTCAGCTGGGACAGTTGGCCACAGAGGTCCAGTTCGTTCTGCGGAGGACCGGCCCGAGCCTCAGCGAGGGTCCAGACACCCCCGCCAACGAGAGACGTCTTCCACTTTCCAGACCCTCAGAACCAGAGCCCCTCAAACGCAGAGAGCCACAAAAGGCTCTGACATTTAGTCTGGGTCCCTCAACACTTCCCAAAAGGAATAAACCAAAGAAGGACTGGTCTCGATCTCCCAGATCCTCACCAGAACTGAGGGCCTCACCGGTATCTTTCCTAGACCCTGTGAACTCCATGAAGACAAATCCTTCTTACCCCAAAGACGAGGTGTTTAGGGATATTCTGCAGCAACAGAGAAGACTACAGGATCTGGAGATTCAGCTTCAAGATCTGGAAAGAGAGACTGAGTTATGGGAGCAGAAGTGGTCATCTCCTGAAGTAACTCTGGCTTTTGCTGAAGAACTGGAGGAACTGCAGTGGAGAGTGAGACAGAATGAGGTAGAGCTGATGCAGACGGAAGACTGGGAGAAAGCATTACAGGCAGAGATGGAAAGAGAACAAG GTATGCACAGGCGCCTGGATCAGATTCATTCATCCATAAACGATCAAAGTTACGAAATCACTACACTCCAAACCCGTTCTGCACATCTAGAAGAGGACCTGCAAGTCAGAGTCCAAACGCAAAGTTCTCTGACAGCACAGCAAGATGAGTCCCTGAAGTCCCTGAAGCAGGAGCTCCACAACCGCCTGCAGCTAGGAGAAGAACTCGATGTAAGACTGGCTGAGTTACAGCAGGAGATGGAAACGGCTGAGGAAAGG GACAGACTGGAGATTATTGAGGAGCTGAACAAAGAGCTGAGGCAATGTAACTTGCAGCAGTTCATCCAGCAGACCGGTGTGACCTCACAGACGGAGCAGACAAACCTACCAGTCAACGATGTTTACCTTAATAACGCTGGCATTAGGGAGTAG
- the LOC113006753 gene encoding ras association domain-containing protein 8-like isoform X1, producing the protein MELKVWVEGVVRVVSGLSLNTSCQDVVIALAQAIGQTGRYILILKLRGNERHLVADDCPLQHLAQLGQLATEVQFVLRRTGPSLSEGPDTPANERRLPLSRPSEPEPLKRREPQKALTFSLGPSTLPKRNKPKKDWSRSPRSSPELRASPVSFLDPVNSMKTNPSYPKDEVFRDILQQQRRLQDLEIQLQDLERETELWEQKWSSPEVTLAFAEELEELQWRVRQNEVELMQTEDWEKALQAEMEREQGMHRRLDQIHSSINDQSYEITTLQTRSAHLEEDLQVRVQTQSSLTAQQDESLKSLKQELHNRLQLGEELDVRLAELQQEMETAEERVKDRLEIIEELNKELRQCNLQQFIQQTGVTSQTEQTNLPVNDVYLNNAGIRE; encoded by the exons ATGGAGCTGAAGGTGTGGGTGGAGGGTGTGGTCAGAGTTGTTAGTGGCCTATCACTAAACACTTCCTGTCAGGATGTCGTCATAGCTCTCGCACAAGCAATCG GTCAGACAGGTCGTTACATTCTCATTTTGAAGTTACGAGGGAATGAGAGACACTTGGTTGCTGATGATTGTCCACTGCAGCACCTGGCTCAGCTGGGACAGTTGGCCACAGAGGTCCAGTTCGTTCTGCGGAGGACCGGCCCGAGCCTCAGCGAGGGTCCAGACACCCCCGCCAACGAGAGACGTCTTCCACTTTCCAGACCCTCAGAACCAGAGCCCCTCAAACGCAGAGAGCCACAAAAGGCTCTGACATTTAGTCTGGGTCCCTCAACACTTCCCAAAAGGAATAAACCAAAGAAGGACTGGTCTCGATCTCCCAGATCCTCACCAGAACTGAGGGCCTCACCGGTATCTTTCCTAGACCCTGTGAACTCCATGAAGACAAATCCTTCTTACCCCAAAGACGAGGTGTTTAGGGATATTCTGCAGCAACAGAGAAGACTACAGGATCTGGAGATTCAGCTTCAAGATCTGGAAAGAGAGACTGAGTTATGGGAGCAGAAGTGGTCATCTCCTGAAGTAACTCTGGCTTTTGCTGAAGAACTGGAGGAACTGCAGTGGAGAGTGAGACAGAATGAGGTAGAGCTGATGCAGACGGAAGACTGGGAGAAAGCATTACAGGCAGAGATGGAAAGAGAACAAG GTATGCACAGGCGCCTGGATCAGATTCATTCATCCATAAACGATCAAAGTTACGAAATCACTACACTCCAAACCCGTTCTGCACATCTAGAAGAGGACCTGCAAGTCAGAGTCCAAACGCAAAGTTCTCTGACAGCACAGCAAGATGAGTCCCTGAAGTCCCTGAAGCAGGAGCTCCACAACCGCCTGCAGCTAGGAGAAGAACTCGATGTAAGACTGGCTGAGTTACAGCAGGAGATGGAAACGGCTGAGGAAAGGGTAAAG GACAGACTGGAGATTATTGAGGAGCTGAACAAAGAGCTGAGGCAATGTAACTTGCAGCAGTTCATCCAGCAGACCGGTGTGACCTCACAGACGGAGCAGACAAACCTACCAGTCAACGATGTTTACCTTAATAACGCTGGCATTAGGGAGTAG